The sequence AGCTTTTGCTGACTTGAATGCCTAGATGCAAAGATTATTATCTCTGGAGTTATGTTGAGCTGTTTTTCTATCTCTCTGTCCAAGTTATCGTAATATATCATTTCTCTATCTGTCGTTAGTAGAATAGCATCTTTCCAACGATAAACTTGATTCCCATCGAATTCCTTTTCCGTCTCCTTAAATCCAAAATATTCAATCAACTTATGCTTAATGTTCATTGACGCTAGATCAACGCTGGTTGTCATTATAATCTTCATCCATTATCCCCTATGATACATTGAGTTTTAGCATAAAAATCTTAGCATTCTGGATATCAAAAATCATCCAGCTCTACGATCTATGAGGTAATGCAAATCTTGTCCAGATGTCTAGAATTTGGCTAAAAATACACATATTTCCAGAAAATTTCAATTTTGGGCCAGTACGATCAAAAACTAATGATTTACGGGCAAGTAAAAGTTTATGACCGTAAAGTATATAACGGGACATAAATACAAAACAAATACAGTAATGTATACTAAATTATTTGAATGTACAGAAAAGGAGATGTGAAAAATGAAGTGGAAAGCAATTGGTTTAATATTTGTTTTGGCCCTTGGTTTGATTGTTTCGGGCTGTACACAAAAAGAGACACAAACTCAGACAACCCAAGCCCAAGAAATAACAATATATACCGGCGGAACCGGTGGAGTTTACTTCCCCCTCGGTTCCAAGTATGCCGAGATCTTGACTAAAAACGACGTCCCGGCTAAGGCCGTTACGAGCGGTGCAAGTGTAGCAAACGCAAAGGCAATTGGAGATGGAACCGCTCAGGCCGCAATTCTCCAGAACGATGTAGCTTACTATGCCCACAACGGTCTCTATATGTTTGAAGGGCAGACAATAAAAAACATTAGAGGAGTTGCCGCCCTCTATCCAGAAACAATCCAATTTATTGTTAGAGCAGACAGTGACATTAAGACACTTCAAGACTTGGCTGGGAAGAAAGTGGCTATTGGTGCCCCGGGAAGCGGAACTGCCGTTGCTGCAGAGCAAGTACTTAGGGCAGCTGGCGTATGGGACAGCATTGAGAAAGTCAACCAAGATTTCAATGAAGCTTCACAAAGCCTTAAGCTAGGCCAAGTTGACGCAGCCGTTATAGTATCTGGAATTCCAACACCATCGGTTAACCAAATAGCCGTGCAGACACCAGTTAGAGTTCTCCCAATTCCAGATGACATCCTTAACAAGCTCAAACAACAAGGTTACATATTCTATGTTAGACAGGTTGTTCCAAAAGGAACTTACAACGGGGTTGAAGAGGACACTCCAACTCTAGCCGTTAAAGCAATGCTTGCCGTAAGTGCCGACCTTTCGGAAGATACGGTTTACAAGATGACCAAGATA comes from Thermococcus aggregans and encodes:
- a CDS encoding TAXI family TRAP transporter solute-binding subunit yields the protein MKWKAIGLIFVLALGLIVSGCTQKETQTQTTQAQEITIYTGGTGGVYFPLGSKYAEILTKNDVPAKAVTSGASVANAKAIGDGTAQAAILQNDVAYYAHNGLYMFEGQTIKNIRGVAALYPETIQFIVRADSDIKTLQDLAGKKVAIGAPGSGTAVAAEQVLRAAGVWDSIEKVNQDFNEASQSLKLGQVDAAVIVSGIPTPSVNQIAVQTPVRVLPIPDDILNKLKQQGYIFYVRQVVPKGTYNGVEEDTPTLAVKAMLAVSADLSEDTVYKMTKILFENVDQLRAVHQKAQLISLETALDGMSIPLHPGAIKYYEEKGLSVPEELKG